From one Chryseobacterium sp. 3008163 genomic stretch:
- the kdsB gene encoding 3-deoxy-manno-octulosonate cytidylyltransferase yields the protein MKIIAVIPARYEASRFPGKLMQILGEKTVITTTYQNVVETGLFDEVFVATDSELIFNEIQNHGGKAVMTGQHETGSDRIAEAVQNIDCDIVINVQGDEPFLKLEPLKQLIQVFKEDDNQEISLASLKIKLHEKEEIENPNNVKVITDNNGFALYFSRSVIPFHREISYDVDYFKHIGVYAFRKHALLQFSKLEMKPLEISEKIECIRYLEYGMKIKLIETNFVGVGIDTPEDLEKAKKLL from the coding sequence ATGAAAATTATCGCTGTTATTCCTGCGCGCTATGAAGCCAGCCGTTTTCCCGGAAAACTGATGCAGATTTTGGGTGAAAAAACAGTTATTACAACGACCTACCAAAATGTTGTAGAAACCGGACTTTTTGATGAAGTTTTCGTCGCAACAGATTCTGAATTGATCTTTAATGAAATTCAAAATCACGGCGGAAAAGCAGTAATGACCGGGCAACACGAAACGGGAAGCGACCGAATTGCAGAAGCTGTGCAGAACATTGATTGTGATATTGTGATCAATGTTCAGGGAGACGAACCGTTTTTAAAATTAGAACCTTTAAAACAACTGATTCAGGTTTTTAAAGAAGATGACAATCAGGAAATTTCTTTAGCATCCCTCAAAATAAAACTTCACGAAAAAGAAGAAATTGAAAACCCGAATAATGTAAAAGTGATAACTGATAATAATGGTTTTGCCTTGTATTTCAGCCGTTCTGTGATTCCTTTTCACCGTGAAATTTCTTATGATGTTGATTATTTTAAACACATCGGAGTTTATGCTTTCAGAAAACATGCTTTGCTTCAATTTTCAAAATTAGAAATGAAACCTTTGGAAATTTCAGAAAAAATAGAATGCATCCGTTACCTTGAATATGGCATGAAAATCAAGCTGATAGAAACCAATTTCGTCGGAGTAGGGATTGATACGCCTGAGGATTTGGAGAAGGCGAAGAAGTTGTTGTAA
- a CDS encoding pyridoxal phosphate-dependent aminotransferase, protein MKVSKLAANLIGSEIVKIGNEVNDLKAKGAEIANLTIGDLNSNLYPIPAELKEEIQKAYQNNLTNYPPANGLLSLRKEVSNDLKRRWNLDYDANDILITAGSRPLIYAVYKVIVDEGDKVIYPTPSWNNNHYTYLTSAEAIEVKTTPENNFLPTAEELKPHLSGASLLALCSPLNPTGTMFTEEQLSEICQLVLEENKRRGADEKPLYVMYDQIYSNLTFGAKHVDPVSLFPEMREFTIYIDGISKCLAATGVRVGWGFGPSHVIDKMKALLTHVGAWAPKPEQEATAKYFQNADNVNTFINDFKGKLEASLKVLHNGIQDLKAKGLAVESIEPMGALYLTIKLDYIGKTKPDGTVIENSSDLVFYLINDAGVALVPFSAFGEAQSEPWFRASVGGLDINEIEVMMPKLENALNNLK, encoded by the coding sequence GTGAAAGTTTCAAAATTAGCGGCGAACCTGATCGGTTCTGAAATTGTAAAAATTGGTAATGAAGTAAATGATTTAAAGGCAAAAGGAGCAGAAATAGCCAACCTTACCATTGGCGACCTGAATTCTAACCTGTATCCGATTCCGGCAGAGTTGAAAGAAGAAATTCAGAAAGCGTATCAGAATAATTTAACAAATTATCCGCCTGCAAACGGACTTTTATCTTTAAGAAAGGAAGTTTCTAATGATCTTAAAAGAAGATGGAACCTTGATTATGATGCGAATGATATTTTAATTACAGCAGGTTCAAGACCCTTGATTTACGCTGTTTATAAAGTAATTGTTGACGAAGGTGATAAAGTGATTTATCCTACACCATCTTGGAACAACAACCATTACACATATCTTACTTCAGCAGAAGCTATCGAGGTAAAAACAACTCCCGAAAATAACTTTTTACCGACTGCAGAAGAGCTTAAACCACATTTAAGTGGAGCTTCCTTGTTGGCACTTTGTTCTCCGTTGAATCCTACAGGAACGATGTTTACGGAAGAACAACTTTCAGAAATCTGTCAGCTTGTTTTAGAAGAAAACAAGAGAAGAGGAGCAGACGAAAAGCCGTTATACGTAATGTATGACCAAATTTATTCTAATCTTACTTTTGGCGCAAAACACGTTGATCCCGTTTCACTTTTCCCTGAAATGAGAGAATTTACAATTTATATTGACGGTATTTCAAAATGTCTTGCAGCGACTGGAGTTCGTGTAGGATGGGGATTTGGTCCTTCTCATGTAATTGACAAGATGAAAGCTTTATTGACTCACGTGGGAGCTTGGGCACCAAAACCGGAGCAGGAAGCAACGGCAAAATATTTCCAGAATGCTGATAATGTAAACACATTTATCAATGATTTTAAAGGAAAATTAGAAGCAAGTTTAAAAGTTCTTCACAACGGAATTCAGGATTTAAAAGCTAAAGGTTTGGCAGTAGAAAGCATCGAACCGATGGGAGCACTGTATCTGACCATCAAATTGGATTACATCGGAAAAACAAAACCTGACGGAACGGTAATTGAGAATTCTTCAGACTTAGTTTTCTATTTAATCAATGATGCAGGAGTTGCTTTAGTTCCTTTCTCAGCATTTGGGGAAGCTCAATCTGAGCCTTGGTTCAGAGCTTCTGTTGGAGGCTTAGATATCAATGAAATTGAAGTAATGATGCCGAAATTGGAGAATGCTTTAAATAATTTGAAATAA
- a CDS encoding NAD(P)H-binding protein yields the protein MKALVIGATGATGKDLVQQLLQDKDFEEVDVFVRKPLNFQNEKLKTHIVDFEKPEDWKDSVKGDVAFSCLGTTLKDAGSKEAQRKVDYDYQFQFAKAAKDNNVEDYILVSAYGANPQSKIFYSKMKGELEDAVRKLHFNKITIFKPGMLERKDSERSGEVLGSRIIKFANKLGLFESQKPLPTDVLAKAMINSSKIKSNGYSSIKLGNIFGFAEKSNE from the coding sequence ATGAAAGCTTTGGTCATCGGTGCTACAGGTGCTACAGGAAAAGATTTGGTACAGCAACTTTTACAGGATAAAGATTTTGAAGAAGTAGATGTTTTTGTAAGAAAACCTTTAAACTTTCAAAATGAAAAATTAAAAACTCACATCGTTGATTTTGAAAAACCTGAAGACTGGAAAGATTCAGTAAAAGGTGACGTTGCTTTTTCATGTTTGGGAACGACCTTGAAAGATGCAGGAAGTAAAGAAGCCCAAAGAAAAGTCGATTACGATTATCAGTTTCAGTTTGCAAAAGCCGCCAAAGATAACAATGTGGAAGATTATATTTTAGTTTCTGCCTATGGAGCTAATCCTCAATCTAAAATTTTCTATTCTAAAATGAAAGGCGAACTAGAAGATGCGGTGAGAAAACTTCATTTCAATAAAATTACTATCTTCAAACCCGGAATGCTTGAAAGAAAAGATTCTGAAAGATCCGGCGAAGTTTTAGGAAGCAGAATCATCAAATTTGCCAATAAACTCGGACTATTTGAAAGTCAGAAACCTTTGCCTACAGATGTTTTGGCGAAAGCAATGATTAATTCAAGCAAAATAAAAAGCAACGGTTACTCAAGTATCAAGCTGGGAAATATCTTTGGCTTTGCCGAGAAAAGCAATGAGTGA
- a CDS encoding glutathione peroxidase: MGKTIYDYKVEALEEGKEINFADFKGKKILIVNTASECGFTPQYADLEKLSNEYKDKLVVIGFPANNFGGQEPGSNVEIGAFCQKNYGVTFPLAAKVSVKGDDTAPIFKYLTEKELNGVKNTSILWNFTKFLVDENGKLIDSFISTTKPTDKAITKHLQ, translated from the coding sequence ATGGGAAAAACAATATACGATTACAAAGTAGAAGCTCTTGAAGAAGGGAAAGAAATCAATTTCGCTGACTTCAAAGGAAAGAAAATTCTTATTGTAAACACAGCATCAGAGTGTGGTTTCACGCCACAATATGCTGATCTTGAAAAATTATCAAATGAATATAAAGATAAATTGGTTGTAATAGGTTTTCCTGCAAACAATTTTGGTGGACAAGAACCTGGTTCAAACGTTGAGATCGGAGCTTTTTGTCAAAAAAATTATGGCGTAACATTTCCGTTGGCTGCAAAAGTTTCCGTAAAAGGCGACGATACCGCACCAATCTTTAAATATCTGACCGAAAAAGAACTAAACGGAGTGAAAAATACAAGCATTCTTTGGAATTTTACTAAATTTTTGGTTGATGAAAATGGTAAGTTGATAGATTCATTTATCAGTACTACAAAACCCACGGACAAAGCGATTACAAAGCATTTGCAGTAG
- a CDS encoding GIN domain-containing protein, with translation MVSCGKISPKGNLEKKDIDVEEFVNLDLDGKFRVFYARGPKNFVEIETYPNIADNLDIDVDDKTLSIKESRGTKGVDFYNVTIYSKYNLEKVSLSDSVEMNISSEIKTDNFRLNLKNNATFMGSVNTRRAEVEMLNRSRANFLGETKDAVIKISDTASLIAPYWKIVNLNIDSKNGNYAEVNVKDSLKGNIQNTAKFLYYNDPIRAFKVEKTTRVENKKL, from the coding sequence CCCGAAAGGAAATCTTGAGAAAAAGGATATTGATGTCGAAGAATTTGTCAATTTAGATTTAGACGGAAAATTCCGTGTGTTTTATGCACGTGGTCCGAAAAATTTTGTTGAAATAGAAACATATCCGAATATTGCTGATAATCTGGATATTGACGTTGATGACAAAACACTTTCTATCAAAGAAAGCAGAGGTACAAAAGGGGTAGATTTTTACAATGTCACCATTTATTCCAAATACAATCTGGAAAAAGTTTCTCTTTCGGATTCTGTTGAAATGAATATTTCGAGCGAAATTAAAACCGATAATTTTAGACTCAATTTAAAAAATAATGCTACTTTTATGGGTTCAGTGAACACAAGAAGAGCAGAAGTTGAAATGCTGAACAGAAGCCGTGCAAATTTTTTGGGTGAAACTAAAGATGCAGTGATAAAGATCTCCGATACGGCAAGTTTGATTGCTCCATACTGGAAAATTGTTAATTTAAACATAGATTCCAAAAACGGAAATTATGCAGAAGTTAACGTGAAAGATTCATTAAAAGGAAACATTCAGAATACAGCTAAATTTTTGTATTATAATGATCCGATCAGAGCTTTTAAGGTGGAAAAAACAACGAGAGTTGAAAATAAAAAATTGTAG
- a CDS encoding histidine kinase, with protein sequence MKKLLLVFVLIFSQLSFAQTAKEIIDKNIELSGGLTSWKLLNSVLLQGKVILGIKDEYPIKIYQQRPNLTKTVLTINGKDTAIEGYDGTKGYAMNYAANKLQVYPEYVSESFDNDFIDWENKGFEAKYLGKEKVGDIYCHKVELTKNVNKNLYYFDTKSFMLLKEIKKEETLNYSDYKKVGNLVMPFRIESASTKKDGDYVMLLNKVEINKVFPANIFKF encoded by the coding sequence ATGAAGAAATTACTTTTAGTATTCGTCCTTATATTTTCGCAACTATCTTTCGCTCAGACGGCTAAAGAAATCATTGATAAAAATATTGAATTATCCGGAGGACTAACGAGTTGGAAGCTTTTAAATTCAGTATTACTTCAGGGAAAAGTAATCTTGGGAATTAAAGATGAATATCCTATTAAAATATATCAGCAAAGACCTAATTTAACCAAAACGGTTCTTACAATCAACGGAAAAGATACCGCAATTGAAGGATACGACGGAACTAAAGGGTATGCAATGAATTACGCAGCCAATAAACTTCAGGTCTATCCGGAATATGTTTCAGAAAGTTTTGATAATGATTTTATCGATTGGGAAAACAAAGGTTTTGAAGCTAAATATCTAGGTAAAGAAAAAGTAGGAGATATCTATTGTCACAAAGTAGAACTGACTAAAAATGTTAATAAAAATCTGTATTATTTTGATACTAAATCTTTTATGCTTTTAAAAGAGATAAAAAAAGAAGAAACATTAAATTATTCAGATTATAAAAAAGTTGGTAACTTGGTTATGCCATTCAGAATAGAATCTGCAAGCACAAAAAAAGACGGAGACTACGTTATGCTACTGAACAAAGTGGAAATAAATAAAGTATTTCCTGCCAATATTTTTAAATTTTAA